From the genome of Uranotaenia lowii strain MFRU-FL chromosome 1, ASM2978415v1, whole genome shotgun sequence, one region includes:
- the LOC129753334 gene encoding alpha-N-acetylgalactosamine-specific lectin-like: MSLVFLICSLIVSVTAIVTPISQRMVKQECSEDTPIVVPNFKANWFKAVEYCHYLGRNLMGVASAEKQDTITTVLEETDKFSDSSFWIGASDLAEVGNFHWHSTGTRVTWYNWNEMLELPKANDNRKDDRCVVLNHHQQGAFKWIINNCWDEYYFACERA; this comes from the exons ATGAGTTTAGTTTTTCTCATATGCAGCCTTATTGTCTCAGTAACAGCCATCGTAACGCCGATTTCACAACGGATGGTAAAACAAGAGTGTAGCGAAGATACCCCAATTGTGGTTccaaatttcaag GCCAACTGGTTCAAAGCGGTCGAGTACTGCCACTATTTGGGACGAAACCTAATGGGAGTGGCATCGGCCGAAAAGCAGGACACCATCACCACGGTGCTGGAGGAAACGGATAAATTTTCCGACTCCTCGTTCTGGATCGGGGCTAGTGATTTGGCGGAGGTCGGAAATTTCCACTGGCACTCGACCGGGACGCGGGTAACGTGGTACAACTGGAACGAGATGCTGGAGCTACCGAAGGCAAACGACAACCGGAAGGACGACCGCTGCGTGGTTCTGAACCACCACCAACAGGGTGCCTTCAAATGGATAATCAACAATTGCTGGGATGAGTACTATTTCGCATGTGAGCGAGCATAA
- the LOC129738849 gene encoding zinc finger protein 721-like, producing the protein MSTGQPSSPGADDIIEFKDHDAWKANLVKSETTITRPLLVSCKRCNVKVATKGDLSVHLATAHPERRVRPPRGPVPCKHCGITCQSHRSLNLHIKLDHPLEVKPQSDPQFECVHCKKLFGFKSVLDRHYNTMHPDQLSFECEVCNVRYNHSSKLFAHRKNCKDPTPKIAKESTSGKQAPARRKNPEVAGCDNAKKHAFQAEFLKHLQNQSSYSAEEPIQ; encoded by the exons ATGTCAACGGGTCAACCTTCTTCGCCGGGAGCAGATGACATAATAGAGTTTAAGGATCACGACGCCTGGAAAGCCAATCTGGTCAAATCGGAGACAACGATTACGCGTCCACTGTTGGTATCTTGCAAGCGCTGCAATGTAAAAGTAGCCACAAAGGGCGATCTCTCAGTCCACTTGGCCACCGCTCATCCTGAAAGACGCGTTCGCCCACCAAGAGGACCGGTCCCATGTAAACATTGTGGAATAACTTGTCAATCGCATCGTAGCTTGAATTTACACATTAAACTTGACCACCCACTGGAAGTGAAGCCCCAAAGTGATCCACAATTCGAATGTGTCCATTGTAAAAAACTATTCGGCTTCAAGTCTGTCTTGGATCGTCACTATAACACAATGCATCCGGATCAACTGAGCTTTGAGTGTGAAGTTTGTAACGTACGTTATAACCATTCCTCAAAGCTTTTCGCTCACagaaaaaattgcaaagatCCGACACCGAaaatagcgaaggaatcaacaAGCGGTAAACAAGCTCCGGCGCGTCGTAAAAATCCAGAAGTAGCCGGTTGTGATAATGCCAAAAAACATGCTTTTCAAGCtgaatttttaaagcatttacAAAATCAAAG cTCGTACTCTGCCGAAGAGCCCATTCAATAG